The genome window TGCATCCTTGGCACGATCAGTGCTTTGCGGCGTGGGTCACTCGCCGACAGCTCCCTCACCGTGTTCGGCATGATCGGCGTGTCGATTCCTGAATTTTTCTTTGGCCTCGTCTCGATCCTGATTTTCGCTTTGCACTTCGACTGGCTGCCCGTTGGCGGCCGGTTGCTGCCCAGCTATGACAGCTATTTCGACCACCTGCCCAACATCATTCTGCCCGGACTGGTCCTGTCGATGATGATGACGGCGGGCGTGATGCGCTATTCCCGCTCAGCGATGCTGGACAGCCTCAGCCGCGAGTTCATCCGCACTGCCCGATCCAAGGGTCTGCCGGAATGGCGGATCAATCTGATCCACGGATTCCGGGTGGCGCTGACGCCTGTTGTTGTACTGATCGGGTTTCGTCTGCCGACTTTGATCGGTGGGTCCGTGATCATTGAAGAGGTCTTCCAATGGCCTGGCATCGGCAGTGAATTCATCGAGGCGGTGCGCGGCGCCGACTATCCGCTGGTCATGCTAATCGCCCTTCTGTCGGTCTTTGCCGTGCTCATGGCCAGTCTGATTGTCGATGTTCTGACCGCGCTGATCGACCCGCGCGTGCGGCTAAGCTGAGGGGGGGAACGGGCATGGCAAACGCAGCACTGAACCGCAAATTCGACCGCATCCGGGCACGCGAGGAAGCCGGCCAGAACACCACCCGCAGCGGCGGGCGGGCGATGCGCAAGCTGCTCAGCAATCCGTTGGCTGTGGCGGGGCTGGTGATCTTCACGATCATCCTGCTGGCCTCGATTTTTGCGCCTTTGCTCACACCGCACGATCCACAGAAAATCGACCTGCGCGCCATGCTGCAATCACCCTCGGCAGAGCATTGGTTCGGCACGGATCGCACCGGGCGCGATGTGTTTGCGCGTATCCTCTACGGCGGGCGGGTGTCGATCCTGGTCGGGCTGGGCAGCGCATTGATCGCCGCCGTCATCGGTGTCGGCATAGGGGCCTACACCGGCTATCGCGGCGGCTGGGTGGATGCGGTGGCCATGCGTGTTTCCGAGGTTTTCATGTCCTTCCCGCAGATCATTCTGGTTCTGCTGCTGGTCGCGATTGTCGGGCAGAGCCTGCTGAACCTGATCGTGATATTCGTTCTGACAGGCTGGGGCGGGATGTACCGGATGTCACGCGCCCGGATGCTGAGCTTGCGCGAAGAAGAATACGTTCAGGCCCTGCAAAGCTTCGGCATCCCGACCCTGAAAATCTGCTACAAACACATCCTTCCCAATGCCATGGGGCCGATCATGGTCAACATCACGCTGACCACCGCGATGTTCATCCTGGCTGAGGCGGGCCTCAGCTTCCTCGGCCTTGGCGTGCCATTGTCGATCCCGACATGGGGCAACATCCTGAACGTCGCCAAGGACATCCGGGTGCTGGAAAACAACTGGTGGATGTGGCTTCCGGTTGGCACCGTGATTTCGTTGTTCGTGCTGAGTGTGAATTTCATCGGGGATGGGTTACGCGATTCCACCGATCCGACATTGCAAGGGTGACGGGATGAGCGATTTGGCCCTCAGCGTTGATGATCTACAGACGTTTTTCTACACCAATCGGCGCTGCAACAAAGCGGTGAACGGCGTTTCTTTCGAGATCCGCAAAGGCAAGACCCTGGGCATCGTCGGCGAAAGCGGCTGCGGCAAATCGGCGATGGCCTCTAGCATCATGCAACTGCTGCCGCGCCTGTCGCGGATCGAGGGCGGCGCGATCACTTATCATTCCGACCGTGGCGACATCCGCATCGACCAGCTTGATCGCGACGGGGCCCAGATGCGTGCCATTCGCGGTGAAGAAATCGCGATGATCTTTCAGGATCCGATGACCGCGCTGAACCCGGTTTACACCGTCGGCTATCAGATCGGAGAGGCGCTGCGCTATCACACCGACCTCGACGCGCCCGCGCGGCGCGCGCGGGTTGTTGAATTGTTGTCCGATATGGGTATCCCGCTGCCTGAAAAGCGCGCGGACGAATTTCCGCACCAGTTTTCCGGCGGCATGCGCCAACGCGCGATGATCGCCATGGCGATGTCGTGCAATCCAAAGATTCTGATCGCGGATGAGCCGACAACCGCACTGGATGTCACCATTCAGGCGCAGATCTTCACGTTGATGAACAAGCTGAAGGAAGAAAACGGCACCGCGATCATGCTGATCACGCACGACATGGGCGTGATTGCCGAACTCGCCGATGATGTGGCGGTGATGTATATGGGCAATATTGTCGAGGCGGGCACCGTCGATGACGTCCTGCGCCGCCCGCGCCACCCCTATACCCGCGGATTGCTGGATTCGATCCCGGTGCTGGGGCGTGGCCGCGATAAGGAGATCAAGTCGATCCGGGGCGCAACGCCGGACGCCTATGACCGCCCCACCGGTTGCCAGTTTGCACCGCGTTGTGATTTCGCGACCGACGCCTGCAAGGTCATGCCGGATGAGGACACCCTGTCAGAAACCCACCGCGTTCGCTGCCACCATGTCAGAAAGGTGGCCGAGGATGCCTGAGCCGATCCTGAAACTGCGTGATCTGAAAACCTATTTCCCGGTGCGCGCGGGCGTGTTCAAAACCGTCGTCGGCCACGTCAAAGCGGTCGATGGCGTCGATCTTGACGTGCTTCGCGGTGAGGTTCTGGGGCTCGTCGGCGAAAGCGGCTGTGGCAAGACCACGCTGGGCAAGTCCATCCTGCAACTGGTGCGTCCGACGGATGGCGAGGTGATCTACGATAACAACGGCGCCGAGGTCGAACTGCGCGGCCTGTCCGACGATCAACTGGTGCCCTATCGCAAACAGCTCCAGATCGTATTTCAGGACCCGCATTCCTCGCTCAACCCGTCGTTCACGATCTTCGGCTCGCTTGAGGATCCGTTGAAACAATACGGCGTTAAATCCAAGGCCGAGCGTCGCCGCATCATCGGTGATCTGTTGGAAGCCGTGAATATGCGGCGCGAATACATGGACCGGTATCCGCATGAGTTCTCGGGCGGTCAGCGTCAGCGGATCGGCATCGCGCGGGCGCTGTGCGTCGGGCCAGAGCTCGTGGTCTGTGACGAAGCCGTCAGCGCGCTGGATGTCTCGGTCCAGGCGCAGGTGTTGAAGCTGCTGATGGACCTGAAGGTCGAACGTAATCTGACTTATGTATTCATCACCCACGACCTGTCGGTGACGGAATATTTGTGTGACCGGATCGCCGTGATGTATTTGGGCCGGATTGTCGAACTCTGCGACACCGCTGACATCTATGCCGACACGCTGCACCCCTATACCGAGGCATTGTTGTCGGCGATCCCGGTGGCCGATCTGGACCGCAAATCCAAGCGCATTGTGCTGGAAGGCGACGTGCCAAGCCCGGTGAATCCGCCCAGCGGCTGCCCGTTTCATCCGCGCTGTCCAAAAGCAGTGGCGCGGTGCAGCACCGACGTGCCTGAGTTGAAGCGCCATACCCGAAATGGCCGTGACCACTTCGCCGCCTGCCATCTGGTGGACGACGACGCGCCATGAAGAACCTGCTGTTCATCGGGGTGGATCAGCTGCGCCACGATGTCGTCGGCCCTGACAAAACAGTGCCCGCGTGCACGCCGCACATCGACACGCTGATCGCAGGTGGCGTCAGCTTCGCGCGCAGCTATGCGACCAGCCCGCTGTGCACGCCGTCACGCGCTTCAATGTTCACTGGCGATTATGCGTTCCGCCACGGCATGGGTACGAATTGCGACATGTACCACGCGCTGGGACCCGCACGGCCCGCATTTGATCCCGGACGACTTCTGGCAGCACACTGACCGGGATGCACTGCAACCCTGGACCAACTTCCACGACGACCTGTCTGACAAACCCGCGCGGGTGAAACGCGAACGCGATGACTTCTACCGCGCCCACCCAAAGACGGAGGCTGACCTTGTCGACTACATCGGCCTCTATTGCGACCATGTGGCGCTGCTCGACAGCCAGATCGGGCGGCTGCTGGATCATCTGCGTACCACGGGGCGGATCGAAGATACGCTGATCGTCTTCACTTCGGACCACGGCGATATGACCGGGGCGCACGGTGGTTTGATCGACAAGGGCCTGCCGTATGAGGAAGCGATGCGCGTGCCAATGGTATTCAGCCACCCAAGCCTGCCGCCCGCGCGACGCGACAATCTGGCGCTGAACATGGATATTCTGCCGACCGCCCTGGGCCTGATGGGAATTGACTGCGGCGCGCGCCACGCGCGCGATCTGTCAGCTGCGGTCTGCGGTGATACCGACGTTCGGCGCGACTATCTTCTGGCAGAATACCACGGCCTGCGCTTCCTCTATTCTCAGCGCATTCTGGTGTCGGATGACGGGTGGAAGCTGGTGTTCTCTCCGGGGGATTATGACGAGCTTTATGACCTGAGTGTTGATCCGGGCGAGATGCGAAACCTGGTCTGCAGCCCGCAGGCACAGGCGAAACTGGCCGAGATGCGCGCCGCTTTGATGGCGCAAACCGCCAGCGTTGACGACCCGCTGCGCGACTGCGTGGCCAAATTCAACGGCCAGTGGCGTACCGGATCGGGGCAGTTTGATGCGACGACGGCCTATCAGGGCGCGACGGCACAATGAGCCGGCCAAATATCCTTTTGATACTCACCGACCAGCAGCGCCCCGACACGTTGGGCTATCGCGGGCTAACGCCCTGTCGCACGCCCAACATCGACAGTATCGCTGCGGCGGGGACGTCCTTCAACAACACGATCACCCCCTGCCCGCTTTGCCTGCCATCGCGCGCCGCCTTGTTCACTGGGCTGTATCCGACGCAGAACGACATGATGTCGAACCAGACCGGGCATCTGCGAAGCTGCGGGATGCTCGATCACTTCCGCACCTCGGGGTATCAGGTCAACTATGCTGGCAAATGGCACATGGGTGAGGGCAACATCACCGACTTCACCGACCGGCACGCCGGGGACAGCACGCCCGAATACAGCCAATGGTGCCGTGATCAGGGGCTGATCGACGGCTGGATGTTCAACGATCCGGCGACCCGCACGACACGCACCCCATCGATGTCGATCCCCAAGGTGCACCGCCAGAACTTGGCCGTGAACAAGACGAACGAGGCCTACATCACCGATTTCGCCATCAACCAGATCCGTACCCGCGACCTGGATCGGCCTTTCTTTCAGGTCTGTTCCTATAACGGCCCGCATCCACCCTTCATGATCCCAGAGCCTTATTTCAGCATGTATGACCCCGCCGACGTGCCCAGGCCCACCAATTTCGGCCCGCAACCGGGTGAACATCCGGCGCACGCAACAAGTTACTATCGCGATCTGTTCAACGACCACGGCACAGATTTCGAACTTTGGAGTGCGTCTTACGCTGTCTATTGGGGATTCGTGACCATGATCGACGATTTCGTCGGGCAGGTTCTGGGCACGCTTCGCGACGAGGGCCTGGATGACAGTACCATCGTCGTCTTCGCTTCGGACCACGGAGAGACCCTCGGGGCGCACGGGTTGTGGCAGAAGATGGTTCCGTTCGAGGAATCGATCCGCGTGCCGCTGATCATCAACGCGCCAGGACGAAAGGCCTGTGCCAGCGACACGCCTGCCAGCCTTGTGGACATAGCGCCGACACTCTCAGCGCTATGCGACTTGGCTGCGCGTGCGGATTGGGCGGGGCGCGATCTGTTTGTCGCCTCGAAGGCCCCGCCAGCACAATTTGCCATGCACCAACCCCTCGGGGATTGGATGAAGGTGACGGATTGGCGGATGATCAAACAGGGTGGGTTCAAATACGTCTGGCATCGCGGCATGGCCGAGGAGTTGTTTGATATGGACGCCGACCCCGGAGAGGTGACAAACCTTTCAGATCGCCCGTCGCACGCCGCGACAAAGCAGTCCATGCACGCAGAACTCGGCGCGTTTCTGACGAAGACCAATGACCCGTTGCTGGGCGATTGGAAGTACGAAAACCGCCATCGCCCGTTTCGAGAACGGCCAGATCATGGGACAGACGCAGTATCAGACCGACGGTACGACTGACCCAGGCACGCTGGTCCGGCAAATGTGCGTTCAACTGAGACAACTGTGTTACCGACGCGGTGACCGCCTTGGTGTTGCAGTGACCGGGCGGGTGGACAACGGGGGCCGTTGGCACGCGGTTAATTCCGAGACGCTTTCTGATATCAAGGGTTATCCCTTGGCGACGAGCATCGAAGAAATGATCGGTCCCGCCTCGATCATCAACGACGCGGCGGCCGCAGCACTTGCCGAACATCGTTTAGGGTCCGGGCGCGGGCACAGGAACTTCGTCTATGTCACCGTGTCCACCGGTGTTGGCGGCGGGTTAATCCTGAATGGTCAGCTTCACCAAAGTCCGAACGGCCTGGCTGGTCATTTTGGCTTTGCATCCGGTGTAGGAGAAACGCGATCTTGCGGCAGCGGCAGGTTTGGAACTGTCGAAAGCATCGCAAGCGGTTTGCCCATTGCAGGTGCGGCGCGCGCTTTGGGGCACCCTAAGATGGACGCGCGTGCCGTTTTCATCGAAGCCCAATCTGGGGCCAAATGGGCCAACACCCTGATTGATGCATCGGCCTGCGCAATATCTGATCTGGCTTGCGACCTTTCCGTGTTGCTCGGCATCGATCGGGTTGCGATTGGCGGCAGTATCGGACTGGCCGGGGGCTATTTGGAAAGGCTGCGGAAACATCATTCAAAGTTGCCTGAACATTTCCAATCCGAGATTGTGACGGCCAAATTGGGAGCGCGCGGCCCGCTTCTGGGCGCTTTGTTGTTCGACGGGAATATGACCGAAAACTGAATGGCAGGCGCGTCGCAGGTCGTGATCGATCTGACGTCACCATCAATGCCGCTCGAGTGTCTGCATTTTCATATGGCCTGCTTCGGATCACAGCCGTGGCCAGCGCCCTAACCATGTTGCGTTTCATTGATAAGGCATTGTTCGGCGACCGGTCATTGGTGCCGATAACCAGCGGCAGATTAAGGACTCATTCGGCCATCACTAACAATGATTTTGATTTCAATAACCAGTTATATTACTGATTATATAAATGCGAGGAACTGTCATGAAAATAGACGTCATTCGCCAGCGCGGGATGCCAATCCTTGGTTCCAGGCTAATCCGAATTGGCGAACGGCTGCGCAGCCACACGCAGGACCTGATGGAAGCCCATGGCGTGCCCATACCGGTTCACCATTATCCACTTCTGACAGTGCTCCGCGAAAATGGCGCGCTCCCGATCAGTGAGTTGGCAGGCAGCCTCAGCGTTAGTCAGCCGGGGGTCACCAGAAGTGTGAACCAGCTCTCCAAACAAGGGTTCGTACGCATTGAACACGGATCAAAGGACAAAAGGATCCGTCTGATCAGCATTACCGATAGCGGCACTGACCTCCTCGATTATGCGGAAGAGCACTTTTGGCCTTTGATTGAGCGCCGGTTGGTGACCCTTCTGGGCGATCAGTCCGAACACTTCTTGTCCCTATTGGATCGACTCGAAGACCAAATCTCTGATCGGCAACTTTTCATCGAACCAGAGGAGAACCAAATTGAATAGCACTGCGTTGGAACGGCCAATCTGGACCTCACTTTCCACGGACCACAGACCTTTCGCCGTTGGCACAATGCGCGCGATGCGCTTTGATCCGGAGATCAGCGCACTCGGCGCAACAATTGACGATAGCGATGAGAGCTTGGCCGAACTGTGTGATCTGGTAGCGGAACACGGACCGGTCGTTACCGGCCAGAGCACGCCGATTGATTGCCCACCTGGGGCGCAATTGGCCGCTGTGTTGAATTTTTGCCAGATGCGCGCCGAAACTATGTTAAACCCAACAATTGCCGACCACACTTTGGAGCGCCTCAATGCGCAAGACGCCGAAGGGATGTTAGCATTGGCACAGCTCACCAAGCCGGGGCCGTTTTCTTTGCGCACGCCCGTGCTTGGCGAATATTGGGGCATTCGATCTGAAGGGACGATCGTTTCCATAGCTGGCGAACGATTAAAGCAAGGGCGATTTGTTGAAGTCAGCGGAGTTTGCACCCATCCAGACTTCGTCGGTCGGGGCATGGCGCTGGCCCTATGCCTGAAACTCACCCAGCGCATTCTGGCGCGCGGGGCAATGGCCTATCTCCATGTGGCAAGCGCGAATGAGGCCGCAAAGCATGTCTATCAAAAGCTCGGCTATACGGTGCGCCAGTCGATGGTTGTAACCGTGGTCGAGCCGGCAAGCTAGAGGCTGCTTACCATGGATCGCGACTGGATAATTATCGTGCTTCTGGGCATGGCCTTTGGTTCTACGCTTTTCTTTAACGAAATAATGCTGCGCGACATGGGTCCATTTTTTGCCGCCCTGAGTCGCGTGGGCCCGGCAGCCTTGGTGAGTTGGGTGTTCCTGATCGTCAGTGGGCGTGACTGGCAGGCTGGGATCCCACAGCTAGGGGCGTTGGCGATGCTGGGCGTGCTCTTTTTCTGGATGCCAATGACCGCATTTCCTGTCGGGCAGCAATATATCGAGTCGGGTTTGGCAGGAATTATCAATGCGATGACGCCCGTCTTTACAGTGTTGATATCTCACGTTTGGCCGGGCGGGGAACGGGCGACCCCATTGAAGTTCCTGGGTGTCCTGACGGGGTTTTGCGGAATATTCTTACTAACCCTGCCTTCGCTTGGCAGTGGCGAGGACACCCGGTTATTTGGCATATTGATCACCCTTCTGGCGCCTTTGGGATTCGCAATTGGCCTAAACTGGGTAAGGCGAATTACGGATCTTGATCCAATTGTCATGATCACTTGGGCCTTCACCTGTGCCGCCGCCTTCATGTTGATAACTGCTTTCTTCTTCGAGGATGCTCCAACCATGGTTCGCCCCTCAACATGGGCCGCAATTGCGTTTTCGGGAGTCATTCTAACTGGGCTTTTGTTCCAGATTGCTTTCATTATGCTTCCGCGAGCGGGTGCAACCAAAACGTCGACACTCACGTTTATCGCGCCAATCACAGCCCTGATCCTCGGTTCTTGGCTGCTGAATGAAAGGCTGCAACTTGCGCATGTTGTGGGTATGGCCGTGATATTCCTCGGCCTGTTTTTGATAGATGAAAGGCTCTTCATGAAGCGCGCCAGAAAAGACGGCTGACCTTTAGACCAGTAGCCCCAATAGCGTCTGCAAATCTTGGCGCACCTTAATCCGGACAATGCCGTCACTCGCTTCGATTGACCCGATGTCTGCGCAGCGCGACTTTGCTCAAAGTTCCTTCCGCCATCCCCAGTTGGATGCCAGGGTTAGGCAATCACGCCACGCAACGACAGTATCTGTCGTACCCAGCCCTCGAACCGATGCCGCTGCTGAGGCATGACCAAGCCTGACGGCTTCTTCCATGCCCCAGTCTTGATGAAGGCCATAAAGCACGCCGGCTGCGAATGCATCGCCCGCACCGTTGGTTCCCTTGATCTCCCCCGGCGGAATATTGACCGATGGCAACAGGATCTCTGCCCCGCCTGAACTGACAGCGACCGCTCCAGCTGGGAAATGCGCGACGACCATCTGCATCGACCCGATGGCCAGTACCTTGCGTGCCGCCGTCAGGCATTGCTGGACATCCACTTCGGTCCCGGGGCTGGTTTCATGTCCGGATATCGCCGCGATTTCGAAGTCATTGACGATCAGCAGATCGAGATGGGCCAGGCACGGCCGGACAAGCTCAGCGATGCGCGACGCCGGTATCGAACACAGCTCCAGATTTGTCGCTAGGCCCGCGGCTTGCGCCTTTTTCAGCACCGTGACCCAGCCGTTCTCATCATTATCCCACGCGCGATCCAATTTGGGGTGAACCCCTGGCAAGCCGAGGTGCAGGAAACGGGCCTGGGTTTCCGAGAATTCGAAGTGATCAGGGCAAAGCTGTGCGGCGGTTCCCGGCAAATAAAGATGCGTGCGTCTTCCGGTGTCTGCTGCCGTAAACGCGTCGGTATGCGCAGTATTGGCAGCCTTGGCGATCACAAGACCGGATCTTTCGATACCTGCAGCATCGGCTTCTGCAATCAGGATGCGCCCATCCTCATCATCGCCGATTAATCCGATTGTCGAGACCGGAATATCATTGTCCAGTCGCTTCAGATCAATGCCGAGGTTGCAGGCCGATCCGCCACCGCGGACCTCGTTGGTCAGAATCTCGACCACCTCTTCTTCGCCCGGCCAGTGCGACACGAATTTGTTGTGGTCTGCGCACCATGTTCCGCCGGTGACAATACCTTTGCGATCGGGCGACCCGACGATCATTGCGCTTCGGGCAGCAAGACCGGGTCAGTGATCTGAAGATCGTCTTCAAGCGTTCGGGCCGGGGATACTCCGGTCTTCTGAAGGTGGTCGTGATAGGCTTTGACCGCATCGGTGCTCGACTGTTCGCCCTCGACCACCCGCCGCATCGAGCGGACGATTTCGACCGAATCCTCGGCAAAGTAGATCTTGCGCCCAAACAGGGCCACACGCGCGCCGAACCGCTCGGCCTGGCTGATCAGTTCGAAGGTATCGCGGGTTGTTCCGGCGCCGCCGCCCAGAATGCCAACGGTCAGGTTTTCGGGGTCGAACGCCGCAAGTTCGGCCATGGCGCGCGCGCCGTTATACTGGATTTTCAGGAACAACGGTCGTTCGGATTTCGCCACACCGGCAAGACAGCGCACGATGGCATCATTGATGTAAATCCCGATTTCTTCGCCAGCGGTGTCGATCGGCATTGCCGGGTTAAACACCTCCAGGAAATGCCGCATTCCGGCTTCGCTGGCTTGATCGCGAAACGCACCATAGACGTCGAGGGCGGCAATATCCCGGTCAACGTCATTGTAAAACGTCACCGCATATAGGCCCAGGTCACACAACGCGCGCGCGCGGTCGATACGGGCGGTGCGAAACGGCCGGGCCTGTTCATTGCGGTAATTCGCACCTCGATGGCCCCAGATATCCGTGCCTTCGTTCAACCGCACCGCCGGCGTCACATCGCTTGCAGAAAACACTCCGTCCGAGGTGAGCGCCTCGGCAGACGACAGCGACATCAGCATGATATCCACCAGTCCTGAGGCAACCATATCTTTCATTGCGCTGCGGTAGACCGAGGCCGGGAACGCCATGCCCGTAACGGGGTCGATCCCGGTTGCACCGGCACCGCCGCCCATGTCCCCATCTTTGGCGTCCGCAATCACAAAGTCCTGCGGCTGATAATCTCCGCTGCGAATGCGATCCAGTTTCTGGTTCAATCTGTCAGTGCCCGCTTGCATTTCAATCTCCGGCTTCGTTTTCATTTGTTGGTTTAAGCAAGGAAGTAGTTCGCCCGGATCGGAAGCAGCGCGGCCCCCATCGAACGTGCAGATCTGCCAATGGATGCTTCCAGGACCACAAGCGGTGCCAACCCGGCCAGATCGCTTTCTTCAAGCCGTGCGGACGTTCGTTCGACAAGCCGCTGCCGAACGCCCTGTGGAAACGCGCCATCCATGATTGCCGCTTCGATGTCGATGACCGACGCCGCAGCGGTTATGGCGGTGGCCAATGCGTCGGCGGCCTTGTCGATCCAGGTTGTCAGGTGCGGCTCGAACCCCGACCAATCTTTTGGATCTGAACGAAGTACATCGGCCGGCCAGCCCGCTGCCGTCAATTGCCCTTCCAGAACGTTCAGTGATGCAACATTCAACAGCTGCGTCACGCCACCTTGGCCGTCTGGAACGGGCAATGGTCCCAGCGCACCGGAATTCCCCGATCTGCCGGTGAAGACTTTTCCGCCAAGCACCACGCCGCCCCCGACAAACGAACCCACAAAAATGTACAGGAATTCGGAGAACTGGCCGCCCTTTCCGATCATATGCTCGGCGACACACGCAGACGTCGCATCGTTTTCGAAGACGACACGGCGCTTTGACTCCTCGGCCACAATGTCGGCGACACTGACATCTTTCCACTGAAGCATTCGTTCGGTCGGCGCATTGGAAACGTCGGACCAATCCCACAGCCAATAGGGAGAGGCGACACCAATGTCGGTCACCTTTTTCCAGGCATCTGGATGCGTTTCCTGAAAGTACGTCATCGAGCGCCTCAGGAATTTGCGAACATTTTTCGGTGTCGGGAAAGAGTATGCCTGGCGGCGGCGCTCGACAACTTCGCCACGAAAATCAATCAAAACCGCTTCCATTGAGCGTCGCCCAATACTCAGACCCAGTGCATAGACGCCGGAAGGGTTCAGCGCGACCGGCGTCGAAGGTTTGCCAACCCCGCCCTTCACAGATTTACCGCGCAGGACAAGGTCATCGGCCTCCAGCGATCTGACAATATTCGAAACGGTCTGCGCCGAAAGACCAGACCGGCGCGCAATCTCAGCGCTGGCCATTTCCCCATGGCGGCGGATGTAGGACAGGATCAGCCGCGCATTCTGATCACGCAGACCGGTCTGGTTTGCGCCGCCCTCGGGGTCGCGAACGGCGATGTCTGAACGACGATCTGAATGTTCCTGCAAGGTCATCTCACCAAAAATGACTAGGCCCTCGGCACTTGTCAATTTATTAGTCAACTTTGTTTACTTATTGACATCCCAATCTGCTGCACCCTACCGTGGGAAAGTTCTGGATCGGAAATGATGTCCGGAAACGATTGGAAACGAAGTTAATGGGAGGAGACTTCATGAAGAAGTTACTTGTAGGAGCGTCACTTGCAGCCATGGCGATCTCGGCGTCCAGTGCCGCATTTGCGGCAAGCCATTCAACGGGCGCTTGCCTGATCACAAAGACGGAGACCAATCCATTCTTCGTGAAGATGCGCGAAGGTGCTCAGGCCAAGGCCGAAGAACTTGGCGTTGAACTGTCAACGTTTTCGGGTGCATTCGACACCGATTTCGAAGCTCAGATTGCGGCGATCGAAACCTGCGTGGCCAACGGTGCGGGCGGAATTCTGATCACACCGTCCATCCCGGACTCACTCATCTCGGCCGTAGAGAGTGCGCGCGAAGCAGGATTGCTGGTCATCGCACTCGACACGCCATTCGATCCGATTGACACCGCAGACATGACCTTTGCCACCGACAATTTTGAGGCCGGTCGACTGGCAGGTGCCTGGGCGCGTGCGACGATGGGCGAAGAAGCCGCAGCGAACGCCAAAATTGCCGGGCTGAACATCAACCCGGCACAACCAACGGTCGGCGTGCTGCGCAACCAGGGCTTCATGGATGGCTTTGGTATTGAGCTGAACGATCCAAACCGCTGGGGCGACGAAGACGATCCTCGGATCGTTGGCAACGACGTCAGCGAGGGCAACCCTGAAGGTGGCCGCAAAGCCATGGAAAACCTTCTTGCGATCGACCCCGATATCAACGTGGTCTACGCAATCAATGAACCTGCCGCTTCGGGCGCCTGGGAAGCAATGAAGGCGATGGGCACCGATCCCGATGATGTCATCATCACAGGTGTCGATGGTGGTTGCCCGGGTGTTCAGGATGTTGCTGCTGGCATCATTGATGCGACTTCGCAGCAGTATCCGCTGTTGATGGCCGCACTCGGCGTCGAGGCGATTGCCAAGTTCGCCGAAGACGGCACCCTGCCAGAAGCAACGCCGGGCAAGAACTTCTTTGACACCGGCGTGGCGCTGATTACGGACAAGCCCGTAGATGGCGTGCCGTCGATTAGTGTCGCTGAGGGACTTGAGCTCTGCTGGGGTTGACCTGCGGACACGTCTAAAACAACACTGACATTGAAGGGGGCGAGCATTGGGCCCGCCCCCTTTTTTTCACCCGCAATTTCGCGCGGGAGACTCCGGGGGGATGACAGTGGTAGCCGACAAAGACGATTTCGAACAGGCCGTGAAATCTGAAACGCCAGAGCAGGTCGCCGATTTTGACGATCATGAAAAAGGTCCGGTCAAGTTCCTGCACGACAGCCTGCACAAGTACCCCTTCCT of Paracoccaceae bacterium contains these proteins:
- a CDS encoding sulfatase-like hydrolase/transferase, translating into MSRPNILLILTDQQRPDTLGYRGLTPCRTPNIDSIAAAGTSFNNTITPCPLCLPSRAALFTGLYPTQNDMMSNQTGHLRSCGMLDHFRTSGYQVNYAGKWHMGEGNITDFTDRHAGDSTPEYSQWCRDQGLIDGWMFNDPATRTTRTPSMSIPKVHRQNLAVNKTNEAYITDFAINQIRTRDLDRPFFQVCSYNGPHPPFMIPEPYFSMYDPADVPRPTNFGPQPGEHPAHATSYYRDLFNDHGTDFELWSASYAVYWGFVTMIDDFVGQVLGTLRDEGLDDSTIVVFASDHGETLGAHGLWQKMVPFEESIRVPLIINAPGRKACASDTPASLVDIAPTLSALCDLAARADWAGRDLFVASKAPPAQFAMHQPLGDWMKVTDWRMIKQGGFKYVWHRGMAEELFDMDADPGEVTNLSDRPSHAATKQSMHAELGAFLTKTNDPLLGDWKYENRHRPFRERPDHGTDAVSDRRYD
- a CDS encoding ROK family protein translates to MTRCWAIGSTKTAIARFENGQIMGQTQYQTDGTTDPGTLVRQMCVQLRQLCYRRGDRLGVAVTGRVDNGGRWHAVNSETLSDIKGYPLATSIEEMIGPASIINDAAAAALAEHRLGSGRGHRNFVYVTVSTGVGGGLILNGQLHQSPNGLAGHFGFASGVGETRSCGSGRFGTVESIASGLPIAGAARALGHPKMDARAVFIEAQSGAKWANTLIDASACAISDLACDLSVLLGIDRVAIGGSIGLAGGYLERLRKHHSKLPEHFQSEIVTAKLGARGPLLGALLFDGNMTEN
- a CDS encoding MarR family transcriptional regulator, producing MRGTVMKIDVIRQRGMPILGSRLIRIGERLRSHTQDLMEAHGVPIPVHHYPLLTVLRENGALPISELAGSLSVSQPGVTRSVNQLSKQGFVRIEHGSKDKRIRLISITDSGTDLLDYAEEHFWPLIERRLVTLLGDQSEHFLSLLDRLEDQISDRQLFIEPEENQIE
- a CDS encoding GNAT family N-acetyltransferase; the protein is MERPIWTSLSTDHRPFAVGTMRAMRFDPEISALGATIDDSDESLAELCDLVAEHGPVVTGQSTPIDCPPGAQLAAVLNFCQMRAETMLNPTIADHTLERLNAQDAEGMLALAQLTKPGPFSLRTPVLGEYWGIRSEGTIVSIAGERLKQGRFVEVSGVCTHPDFVGRGMALALCLKLTQRILARGAMAYLHVASANEAAKHVYQKLGYTVRQSMVVTVVEPAS
- a CDS encoding EamA family transporter, whose amino-acid sequence is MDRDWIIIVLLGMAFGSTLFFNEIMLRDMGPFFAALSRVGPAALVSWVFLIVSGRDWQAGIPQLGALAMLGVLFFWMPMTAFPVGQQYIESGLAGIINAMTPVFTVLISHVWPGGERATPLKFLGVLTGFCGIFLLTLPSLGSGEDTRLFGILITLLAPLGFAIGLNWVRRITDLDPIVMITWAFTCAAAFMLITAFFFEDAPTMVRPSTWAAIAFSGVILTGLLFQIAFIMLPRAGATKTSTLTFIAPITALILGSWLLNERLQLAHVVGMAVIFLGLFLIDERLFMKRARKDG
- a CDS encoding carbohydrate kinase family protein; the encoded protein is MIVGSPDRKGIVTGGTWCADHNKFVSHWPGEEEVVEILTNEVRGGGSACNLGIDLKRLDNDIPVSTIGLIGDDEDGRILIAEADAAGIERSGLVIAKAANTAHTDAFTAADTGRRTHLYLPGTAAQLCPDHFEFSETQARFLHLGLPGVHPKLDRAWDNDENGWVTVLKKAQAAGLATNLELCSIPASRIAELVRPCLAHLDLLIVNDFEIAAISGHETSPGTEVDVQQCLTAARKVLAIGSMQMVVAHFPAGAVAVSSGGAEILLPSVNIPPGEIKGTNGAGDAFAAGVLYGLHQDWGMEEAVRLGHASAAASVRGLGTTDTVVAWRDCLTLASNWGWRKEL